The window CCCCGCCGCGGACCCTCCGGGGGCGCCAGAGCGGCAGGCCGCGTCCCATGGTCAGAGGCCCGAGGCGGCGTCGGCGCGGTGACGGCGAGCTCGGCGGTGTAGGGTCGCCCGTTCCCGGTGGCCGGGCTCCGTCCGGCGCGACGAGCGGCCGGGCCGGACGCCGCCGAAACGGTGACCGGCCCAGCCCTCGGCCGGCTACCGGCTCAGTTCCCGATCGAGGAAACCCCGAACGGCCTGTAGTCGGTCGGCTGGCCCTTGTCGTTCAGGGTCGCGATCAGCCCACCTCGGACGCACCCCCCGGGCTGGTCGGGAACCGCCTTGCCGTTGCAGCGAAAACGCAGGCCTCCGGCGCCCGGCAGCTCCTTCTCCGGCATCCCCTTGATGGCGGCGGCCACCGACGCGGGCGTGACGTCACCGGTGAGCCCCTCCAGCGCGGACCCCAGGGCGGCGACCACGGTGAACATGCTCATCGTGCCGGACCGGTTGACGTCGATGTCATGGCCGTAGGTCTTGACCACGGCACCCAGGAGGCGGGTCGATGGGCTGTCCGTGCCGATGGGCGCGGACGCGGAGACGGAGATGCCCTTGAGCGAGGACCCGGGCACCGCCTTGCGCGTCGCGTCGGTGATGCACAGTCCCACGGCCACGACCGAGCCGGTGAACCCGACCGCGCGCAGGCCGTTCAGCGCACTGATACAGAAGGCGTCACCGCCGATGATCGACACGACGCTCGGCTCACCGGAGGCGATGTTCCGCAGCTGCGGTGTCATGTCGGCCGTGCCCGGCGGGACGGAGACGACGTCGAGGTCGATACCCAGCTTCTGGAACCTCGCCGGCGCGAACGACTTGTAGAAGTCCGCCACGACGGGCACGTCGATCACCACGGCGGTGACCTTCTTGAGACCCTTGTCCTTCGCCACCTGGGCCGGCAGGTTGATCTGACCGAAGTACGGGTCGGTCAGGTTGAACGACGTCTCGCCGTCGTTCAGGACCACAGAGGCGGACGTGTTCGCGAACATCAACGGGATCTTCGCCGCGTGCAGCGGCGCCCAGATGCTCTCCCCGACCGACGACGAGCCGACGACGACGGCCACGACGTTCTGCTCGACCATCTGGTTGGCGCAGTCGGTGCCCTTGCCCGGATCCGCCAGGGCTTCGCATTTCACCAGCTCGATCGGCCGGCCGGCGATTCCGGAACGGTGCTCGTTGAGCCACTTGATGGTGGCGTCGGCGACGCGCGGCTCGTAGGACAGGTCCGAGACGGGGCCCTTGCCGTCCGAGATCATGCCGATCCGGACCGGAGCGCCCTTCGCCGGGGCGGACGGCCCGAGCACGTCGGCGGAGCTCGCGGCGCCGGCCGTCGCCGTGCCGCCGTCGCCGCTATCGCCGTTGTCACCGTTGTCACCGCCGCCGCAGGCGGCCAGCAGGAACAGGCTCGCGGCCACGCCGGTCGCGGCGGCTAACTTCATTCCACTCGGGCGCCACCCGACTCGTCGGCGTCCCGTGCGCGCAGGCCAGATCCCGATGTTTTTCATGAACGGTCCCATCTCTTCGTCGTGCACAGACCCGTGAATTCGTCGGGGATGAGCTCAGCCCTCGGACCAACCGGTCTTCAGGACGCTTTCGGTGTGTTCCCCGAGCAGGGGAGCCGGCCGGGAGATCCGCCAGGGGGTGCGACTGAAGCGGTAGGGCGTCCCGGGATGGGTCTCAGTCCGGCCGGTGTAGGGATCGGTCACTTCGGTGGCGAATCCGCGGGCGACAAGGTGTGGGTCGGCGATCGCCTCTTCCGGAGACGCCACGAATCCCGCGACGAGCCCGCGCTGTTGGCAGCCCAGGAAGAAGTCATATCCCGGCAGCCGCTCGGCGAGCAGCATCATCGCGTCGCGCGACGCGTTCCAGATCTCCATCGCCAGTGGGTCCGTCGCGAGCTCGACGACGGCGACGCCGCCGCGCTCCACCGCGAGCTCCAGCAGGACCACGTCCGGGAACTCGTCGCGCAGCCCGACGAGGTCGATCCACTCGGCGATCGAGGCGTAGTCCTCCGCCGCCCGCGGCGGGAAGCCGAGGACGACATGGTGTCCGTCGGCCGCCTGAACCTGCGTCGGGGCGGTCGGCTCGACCATCGCGTGCCGACCGGTCAGTCGCCGGACGATGCCGCCATCGGCGAGGTACTGGACGGTGGCCAGTTCGCTGGAGACGTTGAGGGCCGCGTCGACGCTGACGTCGACGTGTTGCCCGTGCCCGGACATGTCGCGGTGCAGCAGTGCGGTGAGCGCGGCCGCGACCGCGAAGGATCCCGCGACGTGTGCGCTCTGCCCCCCGGCGCCGCGCACCGGCGGCAGTGTGTGGTCGTCATAGCCGCAGCTGTGTACCGGGCCTCCGCCGGCCAGCAACGTGAGATCGGTGGTCGGGGTCTCGGGTGGCGACCCGCGCCGCCCGAACGGCGTGACCGAGACCCAGACGAGCGATGGGTACGCGTCCGCGAGCGTCGCCGGGTCGAGGCCGAACGCGGCGAGGTCCCGCGCCGGCAGCCCTTCCAGGAGCACGTCGCAGTCGGTGAGCAGCCGCTGGAAGGGCTCGCGGTCCGCGTCGTCGCGCGGGTCGAGAAGGACGCCTCTTTTCGAGGTGTTGTAGTGCCGCCAGTGCAGGCTCGTCCCGGGCGCCGGCTGGTCGCCGGCGAACGGACCCCATGAGCGGGTCACCGAGCCGCCGGGCGGTTCGACCACGATGACGTTCGCGCCCAGGTCGGCGAGCAGCTTGCCTGGGTAGGCGGAGAACTCCCCGGCGATCTCCAGGACGCGCAGCCCGTGCAGCGGGCCAGTCGTCGGGCCTGTCGTCGGGCCGCTCATATCGTGCCCTCGGCCGTCAGCTCCTCCAGCTCGGTCTCGCCGACCTCGAGCAGATCGCCCAGGACGAAGCGGTTGTGCTGGCCGAGCCGGGGAGCGCCGCGACGCAGCGACCAGTCGGTCTCCGACAGGTGCACCGGTAGCCCTTCGACCCGTGCCGGCCCGATGTCGGGATGCACGACCGTCGGCCAAAGGTCCCAGCCGGGCGTCGCCGCAACCCCGTCGATCCGTTCGGCCGGCGTACGGACGGGGCTGGCCGGGACCCCGGCGGCGACGAGACGGGCCGCGAGCTCATGGTTGTCGAACCCGGCGGTCCACGCGGCCAGCAGGGCATCCAGCGCATCCTGGTCGGCGAGCCGGGCGGCGAGTGTCGCCAGCTCCGTGCTCGTGGCCCACGGCTGGTCGATCTCGTCCGCGAGCCGCCGCCAGTCGTGGTCGTCGCGGCAGGCCACCGCTACCCAACGGTCCTCGCCCCGCGCCGGGTAGATCCCGTGCGGTGCCATCGCCGGCGCGCGGCCGCGGTTGGAGTCGACCGAGCCCGGCTGCCGCGGGGAGCGCCCGTTGAGGTGGTGGTCGAGGATCTCGGGGCCGGTGAGGCTCAGGCCGACCTCGACACCGGCCAGGTCGACCCACTGCCCCTCGCCGGTCCGGTCGCGGTGCCACAGCGCCGCGAGAATCGCGATCGCCATGGCGTAGGCGCCCATGTGGTCCATGTAGGAGAAGCCCCAGCCGGCCGGCGGCTGTCCCGCCAGACCCGCGGTGAAGGTAAGGCCGCTTACCGCCTGGACGATCGGCCCCCAGGTACGGAAGTCGCGGTAGGGACCAGCGGCGCCGAACCCGCTGTGCGAGACGTAGACGATGTCGGGCTTGATCTCCTGAAGCCGTTCATACGGGAAGCCGAGCCGGGCGAACACCCCACCGGCGAAGTTCTCGGTGACGACGTCCGAGATCGCGATCAGCCGGGCGAGCAGGTCACGCCCGCGCTCAGTGCGCAGGTTGATCGTGACTCCCAGCTTCTCGGCGTTGTGGTTGTTGAAGCTGCCGCCGAACTCGATGCCGCGGCGTCCGTCGTGGAAGGGCGGGGCCCCGCGGACGATGTCCCAGCCGCCGCTCGTCGTCGGATCCTCGACGCGGATCACCTGAGCGCCGAACGCGGCGAGAATCCTGGTTGCCCCGGCGCCGGCAAGCTGCCCGCTGAGATCACACACGCGGATTCGGCGTAAGGCCGTCGACCTGGTCTCAAGATCGGGTGGGCACCCGGCCCACCGATCGGCAGCCTCATCGGAAGCGGCCCGCGACGACGATCCGACCACTTGCTGCCTCCCGCATCAGTCCCCGCGACGGGTGGACCACCCGTGGAGCACGGTTTCTATCAAGCGCTTGGCAGAAAAGTCCAGACCCGGGTGGTCACGCCTCGCCTCGGGGCGCGCCGCGGGCTGATCCACACCCTGCTCGCCACCGCCACGACGAGTGTCGTCACCGTCGCGGCCGTCGGGGCCCCGCTACCCGGCGGCCGGACGGCCGCCGGGCACGCTTCGAGACCGAGGGATGGGAGATGGAGACCGAAGGAGAGCACCGCGATCGTCGAGCCGTGTTACGCGATGACCAGGCCGGATGTCACCGGGCGCCGAGGGCTCGACGCCGGTGACGTCCGAATGTGATCACAGGTGCCGTACTCACCCTGGCGACCCTCACGTCGTCGGCCGCCACGGAAGGGCGGTCGACGCGTTCCAGCACCGCCGCGGCACAGTCAGTTCGACGGACCGGGCGCACGGAATCACGGAATCACGGAATCACAGCGGCGAGGGCCGCGAGCGGACGTGCAGGCGGTCCCAAAATCCGGTGGGTCGCCGCGACGTCACATGCTTAGTTCACGTTCGATCGTCCGGAGGCCGTGGCGGGCCATGGCGAGGTTGGCCCGCGCGCGGTCCAGGGCGAGGTACAGGAACAGCCTGCTGCCGCCGCGGGTAAGCAGGCGGATGACGTGGTACTGCCGGTCCAGGGTGATGAGGATGTCCTCGATCCCCTCCCGGATGCCAAGTGCCTCCAGCGTCCTCGCCTTGGCGCGAACCACATCGGTGTTGCCGGCGGCGGCGATCTCGAGGTTGAGCGCGCGGCCGCCGCCGGCCGAGCCCAGCATCATTCCGCTCTCGTAGTCGACCAGCGCGGCTCCGATCGCACCGTCGAGCGCCATAGCTTCCTTCAACGCGGTATCGATGTCCATACAGCCCTCCCCGATTCAACGGCCAGTTTGTCATTGTGCGTGGGTTGTTTTTTTCGTGAACCGGTCTGCCATCGTTTGCGCGCTCGTTGGCTGGACTGGTAGCACTTGGTCGCAACGCACCATATCCTTCCCCCTGTTCGCTGTCACTGGGATGAGGGGGTGGAACGCGATGGGCGCGGACACCGCGGCGGATGGTTATGTTCTTCTAGACGTATTGTCACGGCTCGGCGAGGAACGTTTCTCGGGGACGCTGCGGACCGAGGGCGCGCGGGGCGGGGGAACGGTAGTCCTGAGTTCCGGCCTGCTGGTCGCCGCCGACACCCCGGTCACCCCGGGGGTCGAATCCCTGCTGCTGCGGTCGGGGCGGGTATCTCACGAGGACTGGGCCGAGGCCCTGGTCGAGGCCGCGCCGGCGGGCAGGCTGCGCACCGAGCTGGTCAGGCGCGGCCTGCTCGGCGACACGTCCGTGCAGGTCGTGACCCAGACGGCCGCGATGGACGCCCTGTTCGCGCTGGCGCTCGCGGACGTCTTCGCGTGCGTGCCCGATCCGGACGTCGCGGACCCGCTCATACCGCTGGTGCCAGGGATGGACGTCGGCCGCGTGGTCCGGGAGACCCGGCGCCGGCTCGCGGTCGCGGCCGGGTGGCGCGAGCAGGGCCTGCACGCGCGGGCCCATCCGCGAACCCTCCCGGCGATCCCACCGATCGACGAGGGCCGGGTGGAGATCCTGGCGCGGGTGAACGGCCGGCGGACGGTCAGCGACCTTGCCTTCCTGCTCGGGCGCGGCCTTTTCGCCGTGATGTTCGACATGGCCCTTCTCTACCGAGACGGACAGATCGCCTTCGACCAGTCCGAGCCGGCCGCGGCGAGCGTCCTGTCCTGGCCCGGCCATCCTGACGACGGTTCACCGCTGGTCGTCTCGAGGCTCCCCGGCGGCGACGTCGAGGACCTGGCCGCACCCGTGGGCTCCGCCGATTCGGCTCCCCGCCGGCGGCTGATTTCCCGACGGGGAGCGCGTGGCGATCGATGACTATCCGGACACGTGAATGAGAGCCGCGTGGACGACTAGTGGACGACTAACAGTCGGACGACTAAGAGAATGACTAAATTTTCCGTCCGTTGATTCTTCTCGTCATCAGTGTCGTCATCAGTCCTGGGTCTCGGCTGACGGACTCAGGCGTGCCTGACCGACGTGGGTGGCGAG of the Pseudofrankia saprophytica genome contains:
- a CDS encoding ABC transporter substrate-binding protein — encoded protein: MKLAAATGVAASLFLLAACGGGDNGDNGDSGDGGTATAGAASSADVLGPSAPAKGAPVRIGMISDGKGPVSDLSYEPRVADATIKWLNEHRSGIAGRPIELVKCEALADPGKGTDCANQMVEQNVVAVVVGSSSVGESIWAPLHAAKIPLMFANTSASVVLNDGETSFNLTDPYFGQINLPAQVAKDKGLKKVTAVVIDVPVVADFYKSFAPARFQKLGIDLDVVSVPPGTADMTPQLRNIASGEPSVVSIIGGDAFCISALNGLRAVGFTGSVVAVGLCITDATRKAVPGSSLKGISVSASAPIGTDSPSTRLLGAVVKTYGHDIDVNRSGTMSMFTVVAALGSALEGLTGDVTPASVAAAIKGMPEKELPGAGGLRFRCNGKAVPDQPGGCVRGGLIATLNDKGQPTDYRPFGVSSIGN
- a CDS encoding CaiB/BaiF CoA transferase family protein — encoded protein: MSGPTTGPTTGPLHGLRVLEIAGEFSAYPGKLLADLGANVIVVEPPGGSVTRSWGPFAGDQPAPGTSLHWRHYNTSKRGVLLDPRDDADREPFQRLLTDCDVLLEGLPARDLAAFGLDPATLADAYPSLVWVSVTPFGRRGSPPETPTTDLTLLAGGGPVHSCGYDDHTLPPVRGAGGQSAHVAGSFAVAAALTALLHRDMSGHGQHVDVSVDAALNVSSELATVQYLADGGIVRRLTGRHAMVEPTAPTQVQAADGHHVVLGFPPRAAEDYASIAEWIDLVGLRDEFPDVVLLELAVERGGVAVVELATDPLAMEIWNASRDAMMLLAERLPGYDFFLGCQQRGLVAGFVASPEEAIADPHLVARGFATEVTDPYTGRTETHPGTPYRFSRTPWRISRPAPLLGEHTESVLKTGWSEG
- a CDS encoding CaiB/BaiF CoA transferase family protein, which encodes MCDLSGQLAGAGATRILAAFGAQVIRVEDPTTSGGWDIVRGAPPFHDGRRGIEFGGSFNNHNAEKLGVTINLRTERGRDLLARLIAISDVVTENFAGGVFARLGFPYERLQEIKPDIVYVSHSGFGAAGPYRDFRTWGPIVQAVSGLTFTAGLAGQPPAGWGFSYMDHMGAYAMAIAILAALWHRDRTGEGQWVDLAGVEVGLSLTGPEILDHHLNGRSPRQPGSVDSNRGRAPAMAPHGIYPARGEDRWVAVACRDDHDWRRLADEIDQPWATSTELATLAARLADQDALDALLAAWTAGFDNHELAARLVAAGVPASPVRTPAERIDGVAATPGWDLWPTVVHPDIGPARVEGLPVHLSETDWSLRRGAPRLGQHNRFVLGDLLEVGETELEELTAEGTI